Within Flavobacterium pisciphilum, the genomic segment ATATTACATTACTGCATGAATATGGATATAAAATCTCGAAGATAGCAACCTATTCACAAGAAAAAATCCCACAATTAGTAAGAGAAATTATCTCTAACAAAAATGCAAAAAATCATGCCATTAGCTCTTTCAAAATGGCAATGATGAATTTTGACCAAGAATCATTCTCTCATACATTCAATTGGCTCTCTTCTGAAAAATCATTTAAAGAAGTTTTCCAACAAGTATTTATTCCGCTCTTAAATGAACTAGGCCTATTATGGCAATCTGAAACCATATCTCCAGCTCATGAACATTTTATGAGCAACCTCATAAAACAAAAACTACACATAAATACCGAAAAGCTCCAAGTTCAAAAACCAACAAAAACCGATAGAATATATGTACTTGCATTACCAATGAATGAAATTCATGAACTTGGGTTAATGTACATACAATACGAAATACTTCTTCAGGGCTATAAAACGATTTATTTAGGAGAAAGTATGCCTATAGAAAATCTAAAAGAACTTAACAATCATTTTGACAATATCACTTTTGTTTCTTATCTCACTATCCAACCAGACCGTAGTACCGTCAACCAATATGTAAGCTGTATGTGCTCCGAACTACTAAATAACTCCAACGAAATATGGCTGATTGGTAAAATGGTCGAACACATTCAAACAGATAATTTAAATCAAAGAGTACACATTTTTAACTCCATCGAAGAATTAGTGATGCAGATATAATTATTTTGTTTAATATTTTTGTAGATTTGTTAAACAAATGAAAAAAACAATCTCAATTATTGGCTCTGGTTTTTCGGCTTTATCCGCTTCGTGCTATCTAGCCAAGCATGGCTATGACGTAACTATTTACGAAAAAAATGCATCTATAGGCGGTAGAGCCAGACAATTAAAAAGTAATGGCTTCACATTTGATATGGGACCAAGCTGGTATTGGATGCCCGATGTATTCGAAAATTTCTTTAATGATTTTGACAAAAAAACGAGTGATTACTATGAGTTAATAAAACTCAATCCTGCATATCGTGTGTATTTTGGGGTTAATGAATTTATTACCATCACTGATAATTTAAAAGAGATTGCCTCAACTTTTGAATCTATCGAGAAAGGGAGTGGCAAAAAACTTGTTGCCTATATATCGAAAGCGAAAAGTAATTATGATATTGCCATAAAAAAGTTAGTATATCGCCCAGGCATTTCTGCATTAGAATTGATAACTCTTGAGACCACACAAAAATTAAATCAGTTTTTTGGAACGGTCAGTAAAGATATTCGCAAAAAATTTAAAGATAAGAGACTGATTCAAATTCTTGAATTTCCCGTTTTATTCCTTGGCGCAAAACCAACCAATACTCCTTCTTTCTATAATTTCATGAATTATGCCGATTTCGGATTAGGAACTTGGCATCCTAAAACTGGAATGTATGATGTAGTCCTTGGTATTGAAAGTCTAGCAAAAGAACTCGGAGTAACTTTTAAAACCAACTCTAACATTGATAAAATCATAGTCAAGAATAATACTGCAACTGCATTAATTGTTAATGACGAAATTATTACTTCGGATATAATCCTAAGTGGTGCTGATTACCAACATACTGAAACTTTATTAGACAAAGAGCATAGAGCCTATTCTGATTCTTATTGGGAAAGTCGCATTTTTGCTCCATCTTCTCTCCTATTTTATATAGGGTTCAACAAAAAAATACAAACCATTTCTCATCATACTTTATTCTTTGATGTTGATTTTAATCAACATGCTATAGATATATATGATGACCCTAAATGGCCCGAAGCCCCTTTATTTTATGCAAATTTCCCATCAGTAACAGATAGAACAGCTGCACCTGAGGGAATGGAAAGTGGTTTTTTTCTTATTCCACTTGCTCTAGGAATTGAAGATACAGAAGCACTTCGAGAAGAATATTTCGATAAAATAATTACTCGCTTTGAAACTGTAACGCAACAATCTATTAAAAATAATATTATATTTAAGAAGTCTTTTTGCAAAAA encodes:
- a CDS encoding MerR family transcriptional regulator, whose amino-acid sequence is MINNIKSVFSIKDLENLSGIKAHTIRIWEKRYNILEPMRTDTNIRLYDLASLQKLLNITLLHEYGYKISKIATYSQEKIPQLVREIISNKNAKNHAISSFKMAMMNFDQESFSHTFNWLSSEKSFKEVFQQVFIPLLNELGLLWQSETISPAHEHFMSNLIKQKLHINTEKLQVQKPTKTDRIYVLALPMNEIHELGLMYIQYEILLQGYKTIYLGESMPIENLKELNNHFDNITFVSYLTIQPDRSTVNQYVSCMCSELLNNSNEIWLIGKMVEHIQTDNLNQRVHIFNSIEELVMQI
- a CDS encoding phytoene desaturase family protein, producing MKKTISIIGSGFSALSASCYLAKHGYDVTIYEKNASIGGRARQLKSNGFTFDMGPSWYWMPDVFENFFNDFDKKTSDYYELIKLNPAYRVYFGVNEFITITDNLKEIASTFESIEKGSGKKLVAYISKAKSNYDIAIKKLVYRPGISALELITLETTQKLNQFFGTVSKDIRKKFKDKRLIQILEFPVLFLGAKPTNTPSFYNFMNYADFGLGTWHPKTGMYDVVLGIESLAKELGVTFKTNSNIDKIIVKNNTATALIVNDEIITSDIILSGADYQHTETLLDKEHRAYSDSYWESRIFAPSSLLFYIGFNKKIQTISHHTLFFDVDFNQHAIDIYDDPKWPEAPLFYANFPSVTDRTAAPEGMESGFFLIPLALGIEDTEALREEYFDKIITRFETVTQQSIKNNIIFKKSFCKNDFIEDYNAYKGNAYGMANTLLQTAFLRPKLKSKKVKNLYFTGQLTVPGPGVPPALISGKLVSELIYKSFSS